From the genome of Methanothrix soehngenii GP6:
GCTGCCAGGAGAGAGAGGAGAAGAAAAACGACTCCGCCTGAGAATGGTCCGGTAGTATCTTCGGGCTTCCCCACCAGGAAGAAATCGTATTGGCCGAAGAAGCGATAGATGTCCTTTACTCCCAGCTTTTTTTGCAGATAATCATCGGTCGATGGTTCTCAGATTTCATTTTAATATCAGAGGGAAGTGCATAAATACTTTATAAATGTTATTAGGAACTATGAGGATGATATCGCTTTTGATATGCCTATTTATGCTTCTCATCAGTTCCTTGGGAATGAATTGCACGGCAACGAATGAATCCCAATTGGACAGAGCATCAGTGGGCACAGCATCAATGGACAACGCGACAGCAGGCGCAGAGATAGTGGACTATGTACAGATGAACATCTCATCACAGGAAAGCTCTGAGAATGCTGAAGCCTTCTGGAGCCTAGAGGGATACGATCGGATTCAATTGCCTAGAATTGGCCGTTTACTGCAAGAGAACCAGACCTCTCAGGACCTGCTATTGCCAGAGGAGCTCGCCGTCTATTCTCGAGGGATGCCGATACAGGGGAGGATAGAATTCTCCAGAGAACAAGTCCCATTCCAGATCCCTTCCGAGTCGGGAATCAACATCTGTATAGCTCCTCTCAGCCTGGCAGGATATCTGGCTGGAGATCTTGGCAACGTACAGTTATCTGAGGAAGCGATCTGCACAGAGGCCGTGGTAATGGATAGCGCGGAGAATGATGGCGCAGCAAAGAAGGCCAATCTATCTTTCAGCATCGCTTCAGATAGAACGGCCGAGAGGAGAAGCGGCTTTTATTCGCTATATGCTCTTGATGGAAATCGATCGTCTATTGCCCCCGCTCAGGCCTTCATCTTTACGGAAGGAGAGGCGGTCCTGCAAATGGAAGATAGCATCCCTTCAGAGAATGAATTCATTAAGATCAATCTGAGCACAGGGACTGAAGACAACCGGTCTAAGATATTCGCAGCAGCTATTATGCCGCGCAAAGAGTATGATAATGCCACAATGAGACTGGTCGCGAATGAATCAAAAACCTGGCCGGTTGTCGCTCTTTCCATAGGCAGCAGATCCACTGAGATCGAGGTCAATCCCGCCACTGCTCAAGACCAGCTTATGAGTATGATCTCCCTTCTGCCGGATAATGGCGCCATCAGCTTGCAGGAGGCCACTCTATCCGCAGTTGATCTCATCTTTCAGACGGATGGATCATGGGAAAAGGGGGAGTATGTGATCGTATGCGCCATCTATTCCCCGGAAGTTGGGCTGCAGGGTTTGAAGCAGAAAATTGTAGAGGTGATTTAATCCGCCAGCACCCTTGATTAGTATTTATAATAAGACGTTATAATTTTTTCTAAAATTTTTTGCTTTGGATATATTTTATATCAATTATATATATATATATTGAGGTAATTCCTATCTTTTTCAGAATGATGAATCAAATCATTCTGGGCAATTGTGGCGTGAGGTTTTTATCTGATATCAGATTCAATAGAATTGAGCATTAGAACAATCTCCAAAAGAATCAACTATAATCTTGAGGAGAAAAGCTGAATTAAATGATATGACTCAGGAATAGATCCCTGAATATCTCTAGAGGTGACCAAGCATATGTTAAGAGTTAAGAAGGCAATAGCCTGGATAATCAGCTTGAGCATTCTGAGACTGAAGGAAGGGAATATGGCAAAGAAACCAGAATGGATGAGGAATGCAGGCAGGGGCCTGGCTATCGCCATGGCGATCAATTTGATGCTGATCTTCATATTGATATCGCCAGGAATCTCATTTGAGCTGTCTGCTGACAGCGTTACCGCCGGAGACAATTTGATCATAACCGGGACGAGCGAGCCGAACAGCGAGAACACGTTCATCTCCAGCTTCACAATGAATCTGCCTGTGACCTCTGAGAAGTACAACTACGAGACCGAGATCAAAGTCCCCAATAAGCCAAACCGCTTTTCGGTTACGGCCAGAAACGTACAGAACCTCGATGCAGGGATGAAGATGGGAATCTGGATCACCAAAAGCTTTGAATCACACGATGGGGTGGTGCATCTCTCTGTAGCGGATATCCCCCCGGGAATGTACAGGCTCAAGGTATCCGGCAACGCTATGCCGGGAGCAAATGAGGTTCCCATAACCATTGAGGCCGAGACGGGGGTATTGGCCGACTCCAGTGGAAGCTACAAGCTGGTCATCGACACCACTGGCATACCGGAGAGCGATTACCTGATCGAGGGAGATGGCGATGCGAAGACCGTGCGCATAATGAGCAAAGAAGAAAACCGCTCATCTGCTTCAGATGTCAGTGTGGCTGAGAAAAAGGTAGCAACAGATAAGGATGAGAATGAAACAAAGCCCAGCGTAGCTGCCAGCGAATCCGCGGGGGAAGAATCGGTCAAAGAGGAGAAAGCCACCCCGCCAGCAGAATCCGGTGATACTAAGGATGTGATCTCCAAGCTGACAGAGTGGTTGGGGCTATAGGCAGCGAACTCGAGGGGAACTAAGGATGGAGAGGGATCTAGAGCAGATGCCAGCTGATCTCCTGGCAGCGGTGGTGCTTGCCCTGGCGGTTCTGCTCTTCACCCTCACCCCTTTGAGCAGCCTGTTCCTGCGAATCCCCATCGGCCTTTTGATGGTGCTCTTTGTGCCAGGGTATGTGCTCATAGCCGCCCTCTTTCCAAAAAAGGGAGACCTTGATGGGATTGAGAGGATAGCTCTTAGCTTCGGCTTGAGCATCGCCGTTGTCCCCCTGATCGGTCTGGGCCTCAACTACACCCCCTGGGGAATCAGGCTGATACCGGTTGTTTTATCCATTGTGGCCTTTACCCTGCTGATGGCTGCAGTTGCCTACTGGCGGCGGATCTCTCTTTCTCCAGAGGAGAGGTTCTCCCTTAATCTTCGCCAGTGGATAGGCTCATTGAAAGATGAGATCCGAGCAGAGGGAGAGAGGGGTTGGGTGGACAAGGCCTTAACCATAATTCTGATACTATCCATAATCGCTTCCATCGTCGCCCTTGTTTATGTGGTGGTCACTCCCAAGGAGGGAGAGAAGTTCACGGAGTTCTATATCCTGGGCCCAGGAGGGAAGGCCTATGACTATCCGACAGAGGTCAGAGCAGGAAACAACAGCACAGTTATCGTAGGGGTGGTCAACCATGAGTACAGGCTCACCAACTACACTATGGAGATTCTGCTGAACAATACCCCCGCAGTTGATATTCAGCTGAATGATACCGCCATTGCATTGAGCACATTTGAACACGACCGATCGGCTCCTATCATCCCTATAATGAGCATGAACCTCAGCCTGCAGCACAACGATACCTGGGAGCAGCCCTTAACCTACGTCCTGGATGAAACAGGAGACCGGCAGAAGCTGCAGTTCCTCCTATACAAAGAGGGAAATTTCACTGCCCCCTATAGGGATTTGCATCTCTGGGTAAATGTGACCGATATGAACAGAAGGCCATCAAAGGATCTGGGCAATGATGGGAATCAGGATTGGACCCAAGATTGGCAGGATTTTCCAGATCGTTTAATCAAATTCAGGGGCAATCTCCCTCCGGAGAGGTAGGTCTCCGGATGCACCTTTTTTGCCTTTTAGCGGATCTGGGCGGTTCTTCTGATTGATTTTGATCTTTTCTAACTCTTCGCGAAACTCCATATAGCTCTCAAAGCAGCCCATATCTTCCTCCGGATGGATTCATCGTGACCTATCATTATTTATCCGTTCTCATTCACAATGCTCCATTACGATATCGAGTGGCATTTTCGGGGAAGAGACATGCTGGAGATGAGAATGAGGGCAGTGCAACTGGCCGCCAGGGAGGAGATCTTCCTGGCGATTGCTCAGGGGGCGCTGAAGGCAAGGGCGGGAAGGCTTGCTCCTGAATCGTCGATGGAGGTCGGAAGCTTCAAGATGATGGTGGTCGAGGACGAGAACGGCGATGGATGTGCAGTTCAGGTCATCGTGAGCCGGAAGATGATAGAAGATCTGGCTCTGGAAAAAGCACAATACCTGGACAAGAGCGCAGAGGATTGGAGCGAGCATGAGCGACGGATGTGGCTGGAAGCCTTCTCGCGGGACCTGGGGCCGTATCTATACAAGTGGAAGCAGATCAGGATGAGGCCAGGACCCGGAGAGAGCATCACCTTCGAGATACAGGTATGCAAATAGGCAGACGGCCCCAAGCCGGCAAGCTAAAAATAGAGGAAAACTAGCCAGCTGTAATGCCCACAATTTATATGAGGAGATATGTCAGGACGGCCAGTTGAGGAGGAGGGGAAGGCCAGATTCCAGAGGCTGCTATATGGCTACCAGCGCTCGGTGAGCGGCGCCGTTGCCCCTGCCCATCTCTCCACTCCCACAGAGGTAGAAGGCCAGGAATATGAATTCAAGCCCGTTCCGCTCGTCTCTGGCAGAGTTGATTATCATCAGCCCTGGAGCGGATATGCCCCCAAATGCACCCTGGAAGATCAAGAGGACTGCAAGTACTATCCCGTCCAGACCGCTAATATCAAAGTGAACGGCATCTACTCTGGTATCGAGGTAGAGGGCGACCGCTGGATGCAACTGGCCTGCCTGGCCGCTCGGGAGTCGGTGGAAGAGAAGGGCGGTCCTTTTGCGGCGCTGATACTGCAGATCGATAACTGTACCGATCAGATCCTGAGGTACTGGATCAATCATAACCAGGTTACATCGGCACTGGACCCCACCGCCCATGCGGAGATCATGGCCATTCGAAGCGCCTGCGCAAGTCTCGGGGTCTTTGACCTGGGAAGCATCAGAAAGGATGAGTCAAAGCTCGCCCAGCCGGGCGATCTGTCCCACTGCGTCATCTACAGCAGCGCAGAGCCCTGTCCCATGTGCTACGCTGCCATCTGCTGGGCCAATATCCCCATGCTGCTCTTCGCCGCCACCCGCTTTGACGCCGCCACTCAGGGAGTGGACTTTTCTGATGAGGCCATTTATGAGGAGCTGTCCAGGCCGTACTCTGATCGCTTTGTCAGGGTCTATCAGTGCACAGTGGACAACTCCCTAGACTCCTTCAACCTCTGGAAGGTCTCCAGAAAGGTACAGTATTCTCCGGATATCAAATAGATTCTTGGCTGCAAAGATCCCTTGGGGACGAAGCCCCAAGGTATCCACTCTTGATGGAACCATCAAGAAGGCGTTTTTGAGTCTCTCCATCATCAAGGGTTAAGTAGGTGGCGTCTTTAGAGGCATGGTATATTTGTATCGTTCGAATTTAATGGGCAGGGTATCAATTAATCGTATCGGCTCATTTGGAAGGAGATCTTGAGGCCGAGGAGGTCTTTCAATGATCATCTTTCCAGATGGAATGAGAGCCACCTCCTGAATCACCAGGCCTACTGGTGAGGCTTGCTGGCCACTAACGGAGTTCAAATCGACATGGCTTGCGGGGCTCAAGGTTTCTCCGGATACATCATATGCATAGAGGGCATCCTCGTTGTGCTCTGTCACAAATATCCTCTGGCCGTCGGAACTCACTTTGATGCACCTCGGATTGGATGGTATGGAAGCCGTGGAAACCACCTGGCCGTCTGAGAGACGGATCATGTCCACATATGCATCTGTAGCGGTATAATGCCCCAGAAACAGATATTGACCATCTGGTGATATGGCAATGCCTCTGGGATGCAAGGATGTCTCCATTGGAGCCAGGATAAAGTCATCGCGGGTCCTTATAACTTCTATTTTATTTTGGTCCATATTAGCCAGATAAATTGTGCTCCCATCCGGACTGGCTATTGCATCCTGAATAGCGTGTCCAGGGAAATTCAGGGTGGTAATTAAAGCATTCCTCACTGCATCAATCACATATACAGCCGGCTCCTGGTAGTCGACCACATAAGCTTTAGCCCCACTGGGAGTAAAGGTGATGCTGCTGGGATTGCCCCCCACATGGATGGAAGATATCAATTCCATCTCCTGAGGATTAAAAATGCCTACCTCTCCGGTTTCAGAAAAGGTCACATAGACTCGGCTGTCATAAGGGGAAACGGCTATTCCTGTGGGTTGTGCGCCTTCGATCTCGATGTTGTCAATCAATTCCATCGTCGAGGGATTTATCACCGCTATATGATCTGAATCCGGACAGGTGACCCACAACCTGTTGGGGCTTTGAACCATGGCAATGGAATGAGCATTATCCCCGACCTCAACCGTCTCGATAAGAGAGAGATCCTCACCATCGATTTTAGCCACGGTGGACCAGTCAGGATTAGATCCATGGACGTAGGAGTTCACAACATAAACGTACGAATAGGCAGTGGCATTCTGGATAAGAGACAGTGCCAAAATCCCCGATAGGAGTAAAACCCATAGACTCCAATGCGATCTGATTTTCATTTCACGATCACCTCAAAACTTCAGCGCTTTGTTACTCCAAAATTTTTGAAATAATTTGTTTTATACACTTATATCCATATCTAATTCATTTTTTTAGACTGTTCAATGCGGTGTGCTGCTGGATGAGGATTATTGCATATCCTGATAGTCTCGCATAATCTGAATCCGGGCTCAGCTAAAAAGGAATAGCCAGAGCATAAAAAGCCCATTACCATTTGATCTATCAGTAATAAGGGGCCGGGACCGGGATTCGAACCCAGCTCGAGGGATCCACAGTCCCTCAGGATAGCCACTACCCTATCCCGGCATGCCAGAATCCCAGTCTATTAGGAGAAGATAAAACTTTCCCCGCCGTAGGCTCTCTCCGAAACCTCCACTACTAAGGATATGAGATCATCAAGCTGCCGGATGTAGTAGATCTGGCCAAGACTGGAGAGGGACTCCTCCACATGCCGATCCCTATAGTCCGGGTCTATCGAGAAGAGGACGAACCTTCCCACCTCCGAGGCCCTCTTGATGTCCTCCCACTCCTGGTAGAGATTTTGAATATGGGTGTCTGTGATGCATAGGATAAGACAGCCCGGCCGGCCTTGGGCCAGCTCCAGTATCCTCTTTCCAGGTATATGGGTGCGGGTGGCTAAGAACTCGACCAAGACATCCTCAACAGCGTTAAGGTCCCGCGTCCAGCTGGCGAGCCGATAATTCTCGCTGAAGTTTATCGCCGCCAGCTCCGCTCCCATGGAATGGGCGAACTGGCAGGCCTTGAAGGCGGCCAGGGTAGCCTTATGGGTCTTGGTGCCCTTACGCGGCCCCTCCATGGAGCGGCTGCTGTCCAGGACTACGAGCAGATCG
Proteins encoded in this window:
- a CDS encoding YncE family protein, producing the protein MALSLIQNATAYSYVYVVNSYVHGSNPDWSTVAKIDGEDLSLIETVEVGDNAHSIAMVQSPNRLWVTCPDSDHIAVINPSTMELIDNIEIEGAQPTGIAVSPYDSRVYVTFSETGEVGIFNPQEMELISSIHVGGNPSSITFTPSGAKAYVVDYQEPAVYVIDAVRNALITTLNFPGHAIQDAIASPDGSTIYLANMDQNKIEVIRTRDDFILAPMETSLHPRGIAISPDGQYLFLGHYTATDAYVDMIRLSDGQVVSTASIPSNPRCIKVSSDGQRIFVTEHNEDALYAYDVSGETLSPASHVDLNSVSGQQASPVGLVIQEVALIPSGKMIIERPPRPQDLLPNEPIRLIDTLPIKFERYKYTMPLKTPPT
- a CDS encoding nucleoside deaminase — encoded protein: MSGRPVEEEGKARFQRLLYGYQRSVSGAVAPAHLSTPTEVEGQEYEFKPVPLVSGRVDYHQPWSGYAPKCTLEDQEDCKYYPVQTANIKVNGIYSGIEVEGDRWMQLACLAARESVEEKGGPFAALILQIDNCTDQILRYWINHNQVTSALDPTAHAEIMAIRSACASLGVFDLGSIRKDESKLAQPGDLSHCVIYSSAEPCPMCYAAICWANIPMLLFAATRFDAATQGVDFSDEAIYEELSRPYSDRFVRVYQCTVDNSLDSFNLWKVSRKVQYSPDIK
- a CDS encoding DUF1616 domain-containing protein; this translates as MPADLLAAVVLALAVLLFTLTPLSSLFLRIPIGLLMVLFVPGYVLIAALFPKKGDLDGIERIALSFGLSIAVVPLIGLGLNYTPWGIRLIPVVLSIVAFTLLMAAVAYWRRISLSPEERFSLNLRQWIGSLKDEIRAEGERGWVDKALTIILILSIIASIVALVYVVVTPKEGEKFTEFYILGPGGKAYDYPTEVRAGNNSTVIVGVVNHEYRLTNYTMEILLNNTPAVDIQLNDTAIALSTFEHDRSAPIIPIMSMNLSLQHNDTWEQPLTYVLDETGDRQKLQFLLYKEGNFTAPYRDLHLWVNVTDMNRRPSKDLGNDGNQDWTQDWQDFPDRLIKFRGNLPPER